The following coding sequences are from one Bos indicus x Bos taurus breed Angus x Brahman F1 hybrid chromosome 5, Bos_hybrid_MaternalHap_v2.0, whole genome shotgun sequence window:
- the LOC113892671 gene encoding apolipoprotein L6-like — translation MLGRCKENVKFGVARRSRNHGGLAANLAFPSGGLEIFISLIHRDVGDILPCDDVKPQDSDLSAEERIFLEEFPNLKGELDMDIQKLHALADHIDTTHKTLTKTSVVANSITVVSGAMSILGLVLAPARAGGSLALSTAGRVLGTAGEVTSILTNVLERFHSQEAQAQVGSLMPSHGGKVRRTGVDYIMAAGKVIQNCRSTIEGVQKSIRAFQITKADPRLATATKHLLTTGQVSARRSSQVQRAFGGTTLVMKTKARLLGSAMAGFSLSVDLASLLKDWKQLKEGARTELAEELRAQARELERQLTQLTQRYESLQQRMRLCGPSWVAQSWGKALTGFMGTGAYGRGDEEASVCTVCLPIPEDAGRLEAQTASNAS, via the coding sequence ATGCTAGGAAGATGCAAGGAGAATGTAAAGTTTGGAGTGGCAAGAAGATCCAGAAACCACGGGGGGTTGGCTGCAAATTTGGCTTTTCCATCTGGGGGACTGGAAATCTTTATTTCACTCATCCACAGGGACGTGGGTGACATTCTTCCATGTGACGATGTGAAGCCGCAAGACAGTGACCTGTCAGctgaagaaagaatatttttggaagagtttcccAACTTGAAAGGGGAGCTGGACATGGACATCCAGAAGCTCCATGCCCTTGCAGACCACATTGACACAACACACAAAACTCTCACCAAGACCAGCGTGGTGGCCAATTCCATCACCGTGGTCTCCGGAGCCATGAGCATCCTGGGCTTAGTCCTTGCTCCAGCGAGAGCAGGGGGAAGCCTGGCGCTCTCCACTGCAGGTAGAGTTTTGGGGACAGCAGGAGAGGTCACCAGTATCTTGACCAATGTTTTGGAACGTTTTCACAGTCAAGAAGCCCAAGCTCAGGTCGGTAGCCTAATGCCCTCCCATGGCGGAAAAGTCAGGCGAACCGGGGTGGACTACATCATGGCCGCTGGAAAGGTGATTCAGAATTGTAGAAGCACCATCGAGGGTGTTCAGAAGAGCATCCGTGCCTTTCAGATCACCAAGGCAGACCCACGCCTGGCCACTGCTACCAAGCACCTCCTGACCACTGGCCAGGTCTCAGCCCGAAGGAGCAGTCAGGTGCAAAGGGCCTTTGGAGGTACCACACTGGTGATGAAAACCAAGGCTCGCTTGCTGGGCAGTGCAATGGCTGGCTTTTCCCTCAGCGTGGACTTGGCCTCCCTCCTCAAGGACTGGAAGCAGCTGAAGGAGGGAGCCAGAACAGAGCTTGCGGAAGAGCTAAGGGCCCAGGCTCGGGAGCTGGAAAGGCAGCTGACACAACTCACCCAGCGCTACGAGAGcctgcagcagaggatgaggctgTGTGGCCCCTCGTGGGTGGCGCAGAGCTGGGGGAAAGCTTTAACTGGGTTTATGGGCACTGGGGCCTATGGGAGGGGTGATGAGGAAGCCAGTGTGTGTACAGTGTGCCTGCCTATTCCCGAGGATGCGGGGCGTCTGGAGGCCCAAACGGCATCAAATGCGTCTTGA